The following coding sequences are from one Acidimicrobiia bacterium window:
- a CDS encoding nitroreductase family deazaflavin-dependent oxidoreductase, with translation MNKRLFNPGVVRRGAKPIVRHVGRRTGTSYLTPMDAHPTTDGFVLVVRYGPDSDWVRNILAAGGAALIVDGSEHAVGAPRLVTQQEAADQLRPGVDPGRDFFKAEHYLLVDHRS, from the coding sequence GTGAACAAGCGGTTGTTCAATCCTGGGGTGGTGCGCCGGGGTGCCAAGCCGATCGTCCGGCATGTTGGAAGGCGGACGGGGACGTCGTACCTGACGCCGATGGACGCTCATCCGACCACCGACGGGTTCGTGCTAGTCGTGCGGTATGGACCGGACTCGGACTGGGTGCGCAACATCCTCGCTGCGGGTGGCGCCGCTCTCATCGTCGATGGGAGCGAGCATGCAGTGGGTGCGCCGCGGCTCGTCACCCAGCAGGAGGCAGCCGATCAACTGCGCCCGGGGGTCGATCCGGGCCGTGACTTCTTCAAGGCCGAGCACTACCTGCTGGTCGACCACCGGAGCTGA
- a CDS encoding Ku protein — translation MRPIWKGAISFGLVTIPVALFTATEDKRPKFRQLRSGDHARIRYKRVAESDGEEVPYDDIVKGYEFEKDRYVVFTDDELEAALKAKGSGMVDVVQFVDIEEIDPIYYRSSYYLGPDKSGVKAYRILHDALAAKGMVGLARVAIRDREYPATLRADDGVIVMETMYWPDEIREPVFEELTEEIEVRPEELKMAELIIDNLTATFDPTAWIDDSRNAVEELAKRKLDGEEIVTAAGTPQAAEVVDIMEALKASVEATKAKRKAG, via the coding sequence GTGCGACCCATCTGGAAGGGCGCCATCTCGTTCGGCCTGGTGACCATCCCCGTGGCGCTGTTCACCGCCACCGAGGACAAGCGCCCTAAGTTTCGTCAGCTGCGTTCGGGCGACCACGCCCGGATCCGCTACAAGCGGGTGGCCGAGTCCGACGGCGAAGAAGTCCCCTACGACGACATCGTCAAGGGGTATGAGTTCGAGAAGGACCGCTACGTCGTCTTCACCGACGACGAGCTCGAAGCCGCGCTCAAGGCCAAGGGGTCGGGCATGGTCGACGTCGTCCAGTTCGTCGACATCGAGGAGATCGACCCGATCTACTACCGGTCTTCGTACTACCTGGGCCCCGACAAGAGCGGCGTCAAGGCCTACCGAATCCTCCACGACGCCCTGGCCGCCAAGGGCATGGTCGGCCTTGCTCGAGTGGCGATCCGGGACCGCGAGTACCCGGCAACCCTGCGAGCCGACGACGGAGTGATCGTGATGGAGACGATGTACTGGCCCGACGAGATCCGCGAACCCGTCTTCGAGGAGCTCACCGAGGAGATCGAAGTGCGGCCCGAGGAGCTCAAGATGGCCGAGCTCATCATCGACAACCTCACCGCCACCTTCGACCCGACCGCCTGGATCGACGATTCGCGCAATGCGGTTGAGGAGTTGGCCAAGCGCAAGCTCGACGGCGAAGAGATCGTCACCGCCGCCGGCACCCCGCAAGCAGCCGAGGTGGTCGACATCATGGAGGCGCTCAAGGCGAGCGTCGAGGCGACGAAGGCGAAGCGCAAGGCCGGCTGA
- a CDS encoding PaaI family thioesterase has translation MVHLVPDEPVRGAIGDLRPFQTAGLDSVRRYIRGELPGGPINRLLGSRPTEAGPGTCTFSMPITRWLEDGFGIYWGGIFALFADAPLALAIWTGLPAGKVATTTELNMSFVRPITRATTNIVGRARTIHLGTTVGLSSIEIADQNGRLLGFGSTRCLIGDVPVDPTADLPEPDTGPTDPPDPYLREPPSEGCYFSLDDIVSLAPVELQRRGVAGEVYFPITRLTGWRPVDMQPGRVVGTLPTSPWFSNGGPAIYGGMLAWLADFMMGGAVYSMQDVGDVFATIDMNIRYTRPALVGTGDLTATAEVRHSGKRLRVSACDITDSAGKRVAMATSSCLVLPGGAAAFAQGHTADEILRESG, from the coding sequence GTGGTCCATCTGGTTCCCGACGAGCCTGTGCGGGGCGCCATCGGCGACCTGCGCCCCTTCCAGACTGCCGGCCTGGACAGTGTGCGTCGCTACATTCGCGGCGAACTGCCCGGCGGTCCCATCAACCGTCTCCTCGGATCCCGACCCACCGAAGCCGGACCCGGGACCTGCACATTCTCGATGCCGATCACCCGCTGGCTGGAGGACGGGTTCGGCATCTACTGGGGCGGCATCTTCGCCCTGTTCGCCGATGCCCCGCTCGCCCTCGCCATCTGGACCGGGCTCCCTGCAGGGAAGGTGGCGACCACCACGGAGCTCAACATGTCGTTCGTGCGCCCGATCACCCGGGCGACGACGAACATCGTGGGACGAGCACGAACCATTCATCTGGGAACCACGGTCGGGCTGTCGAGCATCGAGATCGCCGACCAGAACGGGCGCCTGCTCGGCTTCGGATCGACTCGCTGCTTGATCGGCGACGTCCCGGTCGATCCCACCGCCGACCTTCCGGAGCCTGACACGGGACCCACCGATCCGCCCGACCCGTATCTGCGCGAGCCACCCTCGGAGGGCTGTTACTTCTCCCTCGACGACATCGTGAGCCTGGCCCCGGTGGAACTTCAGCGCAGGGGGGTGGCCGGCGAGGTGTACTTCCCGATCACGCGGCTCACCGGGTGGCGCCCGGTCGACATGCAGCCGGGCAGGGTGGTCGGGACGCTGCCCACGTCGCCGTGGTTCTCCAACGGCGGCCCGGCGATCTACGGCGGGATGCTGGCGTGGCTTGCCGACTTCATGATGGGCGGCGCCGTCTACTCGATGCAGGATGTCGGTGACGTCTTCGCCACCATCGACATGAACATCCGCTACACCCGACCGGCTCTGGTCGGCACCGGCGACCTCACCGCCACCGCCGAGGTGCGGCACTCCGGCAAGCGCCTGCGGGTGTCGGCCTGTGACATCACCGATTCAGCCGGCAAGCGGGTGGCGATGGCGACCTCGTCGTGCCTGGTGCTACCGGGTGGCGCCGCCGCCTTCGCCCAGGGTCACACCGCCGACGAGATCCTGCGCGAGAGCGGGTAG
- a CDS encoding adenylate/guanylate cyclase domain-containing protein, whose translation MSRLTTWVAGFGAAPGDDDAVRLEKATLTAVSLLIVPPAMVWGSVYLMVGRPLAALIPYSYVVVAIVALAFLYRTARIRVPRTVVLVTMTVLPFLLQWVLGGYQHSGAVSTWGLMVPALAVMFGAPVGRWVVGFIGLSVLSGFLDSRLAEQVAPLPGTMARTFFVINAIAVGLTYFAGLRFFDGERTRARAVIQEQRELADALLLNVLPGEIAERLKAGERVIADELPAVSILFVDIVGFTSTTAALPPERVVADLGEIFAAIDALVARHGLEKIKTIGDAYEVVAGAPIAREDHAEAIAELALDLLVEVAGMPLGESSVVFRIGIDTGRAVGAVIGTHKFTYDVWGDAVNTASRMESHGVPGRIQVTSRYRRLLDGRYRFESRGEIEVRGKGSMETWFLVGRAADDSSA comes from the coding sequence ATGTCGCGTCTCACCACATGGGTCGCCGGGTTCGGCGCGGCCCCGGGCGACGACGACGCGGTCCGCCTGGAGAAGGCGACCCTGACCGCGGTGTCGTTGCTGATCGTGCCGCCTGCGATGGTGTGGGGATCGGTCTATCTGATGGTCGGGCGTCCCCTCGCCGCTCTCATCCCCTACTCCTACGTCGTGGTAGCGATCGTCGCCCTGGCCTTCCTCTACCGGACCGCTCGCATTCGGGTCCCGCGAACGGTGGTCCTGGTGACGATGACGGTGCTCCCGTTCCTCCTGCAATGGGTGCTTGGCGGATACCAGCACTCGGGAGCCGTTTCCACCTGGGGGCTCATGGTTCCGGCCTTAGCCGTCATGTTCGGTGCCCCGGTCGGTCGCTGGGTGGTCGGCTTCATCGGCCTTTCCGTCTTGTCCGGATTCCTCGACTCGAGGCTGGCAGAGCAGGTCGCACCCCTTCCCGGGACCATGGCTCGCACCTTCTTCGTGATCAACGCCATCGCCGTCGGCCTCACCTACTTCGCCGGGCTCCGGTTCTTCGACGGCGAGCGGACCAGGGCGCGCGCCGTCATCCAGGAGCAGCGCGAGCTGGCCGACGCGCTGCTTCTCAACGTGCTCCCCGGCGAGATCGCCGAACGGCTCAAGGCGGGCGAGCGGGTGATCGCCGACGAGCTCCCCGCAGTGAGCATCCTGTTCGTCGACATCGTCGGCTTCACCTCCACCACCGCTGCGCTGCCGCCCGAACGCGTCGTCGCCGATCTCGGTGAGATATTCGCCGCCATCGACGCCCTGGTGGCGCGGCACGGGCTGGAGAAGATCAAGACGATCGGTGATGCTTACGAGGTGGTGGCCGGGGCGCCGATCGCCCGGGAGGATCACGCCGAGGCCATTGCCGAGCTCGCTCTGGACCTGCTGGTTGAGGTCGCCGGGATGCCCCTTGGCGAGTCATCGGTGGTGTTTCGCATCGGGATCGACACCGGCCGGGCGGTGGGTGCGGTCATTGGGACGCACAAGTTCACCTACGACGTGTGGGGCGACGCGGTCAACACGGCGAGCAGGATGGAGTCACACGGTGTCCCCGGTCGGATTCAAGTGACCTCGCGCTATCGCCGGCTCCTCGACGGTCGCTACCGATTCGAGTCCCGCGGCGAGATCGAGGTGCGGGGCAAGGGGTCGATGGAGACCTGGTTCCTGGTGGGGCGCGCCGCCGACGACTCGAGCGCCTGA
- a CDS encoding TIGR03668 family PPOX class F420-dependent oxidoreductase: MTLSRGAALARFAAAPVASLATTRPTGEPHIVPVTFIVGGDTAYTMVDAKPKTTTALQRLANIAANRAVSMLAHHYEDDWTGLWWVRVDGEAVISEDPEVMAALRRPFGEKYPQYRDQPPGGPAIVIGITDVTWWDWSR; encoded by the coding sequence GTGACGCTCAGTCGGGGCGCGGCCCTCGCCAGGTTCGCCGCCGCACCCGTGGCGTCGCTCGCGACGACCCGCCCAACGGGCGAACCGCACATCGTCCCGGTGACGTTCATCGTCGGCGGCGACACCGCCTACACCATGGTCGACGCCAAGCCAAAGACCACCACGGCGCTGCAGCGCCTCGCCAACATCGCCGCCAACCGGGCCGTGTCCATGCTCGCCCACCACTACGAGGACGACTGGACCGGACTGTGGTGGGTCCGGGTGGATGGGGAGGCTGTGATCTCCGAGGACCCGGAGGTCATGGCCGCCCTCCGCCGACCGTTCGGCGAGAAGTACCCGCAGTATCGGGATCAGCCGCCCGGCGGGCCGGCCATCGTGATCGGGATCACCGACGTCACCTGGTGGGATTGGTCCCGCTGA
- the argS gene encoding arginine--tRNA ligase encodes MSGFSETISAAVATALAKAFPDVGSVDFMVERPRDRANGDWAANAALVAARQAGKPPREVAEAIAAALDGIPHLESVEVAGPGFINLRLAPTWYHEVVRAAAEGGPGFARSDAGAGERIQVEFVSSNPNGPLHFGHGRGGVIGDVLVRCLEYAGHPVEREYYYNDAGVQMEHFGASLEARYLQALGRDVEFPENGYHGAYITEWAAEMRDEQGDAWADLPDGERRATIRTWGLARAMRDIEETLELARIPFDRWFSETSLHESGSVDASITELRDTGFVYEKDGATWFRSTDFGDDQDRVIITSDGRYTYLAPDIAYHRDKFERGFDRVINIWGADHHGYIPRMKAAVAALGYDPDRLEVLVNQMVNLSRAGEPMKMSTRAGEFVTFREVLEEVGTDATRFHLAAFSPDTQVTFDLEAVKAKSMDNPVYYSQYAHARICSLERFAAEAGVTRAPLAEVDLTVLVDPAELDLMKQIDRLGEEVVEAARRRAPHRVTAYAHELATAFHRFYTDCRVVTDDPARTQARLWLIEAAKSAVRATLDLLAVSAPESM; translated from the coding sequence ATGTCCGGCTTCTCCGAAACCATCAGCGCTGCAGTCGCCACTGCATTGGCGAAGGCCTTTCCCGACGTGGGCTCGGTCGACTTCATGGTGGAGCGCCCGCGGGATCGGGCCAACGGTGACTGGGCCGCCAACGCGGCACTCGTCGCCGCCAGACAGGCCGGGAAGCCGCCGCGCGAGGTGGCCGAGGCGATCGCCGCTGCCCTCGACGGGATACCGCACCTGGAGTCGGTGGAGGTTGCCGGACCCGGGTTCATCAACTTGCGTCTCGCCCCGACCTGGTACCACGAGGTGGTCCGGGCTGCCGCCGAGGGCGGTCCCGGGTTCGCCCGCAGTGATGCCGGCGCCGGTGAGCGGATCCAGGTGGAGTTTGTCTCGTCGAACCCGAACGGGCCGTTGCACTTCGGTCACGGTCGGGGCGGGGTGATCGGCGACGTGCTGGTGCGCTGCCTGGAGTACGCCGGGCATCCGGTGGAACGCGAGTACTACTACAACGACGCCGGGGTGCAGATGGAGCACTTCGGGGCGAGCCTGGAGGCCCGCTACCTGCAGGCACTGGGCCGCGACGTCGAGTTCCCCGAGAACGGCTACCACGGCGCCTACATCACCGAGTGGGCTGCCGAGATGCGCGACGAACAGGGCGATGCCTGGGCTGACCTACCCGACGGGGAACGCCGCGCCACGATCCGAACTTGGGGCCTGGCCCGGGCCATGCGCGACATCGAAGAGACGCTCGAGCTCGCCCGGATTCCCTTCGATCGATGGTTCAGTGAGACCTCCCTGCACGAGTCCGGGTCGGTGGATGCCTCGATCACCGAACTGCGCGACACGGGCTTCGTCTACGAGAAGGACGGCGCCACCTGGTTCCGCAGCACCGATTTCGGCGACGACCAGGACCGGGTGATCATCACCTCCGACGGCCGCTACACCTACCTGGCGCCCGACATCGCCTACCACCGTGACAAGTTCGAGCGCGGTTTCGACCGGGTGATCAACATCTGGGGTGCCGATCACCACGGGTACATCCCCCGGATGAAGGCGGCGGTGGCGGCGCTCGGCTACGACCCGGATCGCCTCGAGGTGCTGGTCAACCAGATGGTCAACCTGAGCCGGGCGGGCGAGCCGATGAAGATGTCCACCCGGGCCGGGGAGTTTGTCACCTTCCGCGAGGTGTTGGAGGAGGTCGGCACCGACGCCACCCGCTTCCATCTGGCGGCCTTCAGCCCCGACACCCAGGTGACCTTCGACCTGGAGGCGGTGAAGGCGAAGTCGATGGACAACCCGGTCTACTACTCGCAGTATGCCCACGCCCGGATCTGCTCACTGGAGCGTTTCGCCGCCGAAGCCGGTGTGACCCGGGCGCCTCTCGCTGAGGTGGACCTGACGGTCCTGGTCGATCCCGCCGAGTTGGACCTGATGAAGCAGATCGACCGCCTCGGCGAGGAGGTCGTCGAGGCGGCCCGTCGGCGCGCCCCGCACCGGGTGACCGCGTACGCCCACGAACTGGCGACGGCGTTCCACCGCTTCTACACCGACTGCCGGGTGGTCACCGACGACCCGGCCCGCACTCAGGCCCGCCTGTGGCTCATAGAGGCGGCCAAGAGCGCCGTCCGGGCCACTCTCGACCTGCTGGCGGTGAGCGCTCCCGAGAGCATGTAG
- a CDS encoding adenylate/guanylate cyclase domain-containing protein: MTSRVEPPEIAREAMKRHDWEDAYRELSQADERGLLDAAGLRALAETAWWTGRPETVLEAAERAYGAYLTQSDPGGAALAAYELALQHAIRLGGPMAMAWIARADQHAAEAPDSAAAGYVKMLHGIMALEGGATFELAIENFDAALEVAGRTGDDNLQALASHQKGRALCGRGDQAGGMALMDEAMVSVVGGQLTPFASGIIYCSMISACADIGDIRRAAEWTEATTRWCERFSINGFPGVCRVHRAGVLRLRGDLSNAESEARRAAEELPRFNFLSGVGEAFYEIGEIRRRIGDFAGADDAYATAHEHGKVPQPGLARLRLAQGNLDSARSGVNRALAEMKDRPRRVELLSAQALIALAAGDPDSATAAADEIDELVSVIPGTTLESVAASTRGAVLLGADDPEGALPHLGRALRGWLDVDAPYEAAEVRLLLGRAYRASGDDETATLELRTARTTFERLGAAWMAERAGELLGGITAASGERVHRALMFTDIVKSTDLVGAIGDEAWETLLAWHDQTLQSLFASHGGEVAHHTGDGFFVAFDDTAAAVRSAIAVQRALAEHRRATGFAPTVRIGIHTAEATQRGRDYSGGQVHVAARVADQAEGGEIVVTEAALAEAGTEVQASKHREVALKGVAAPVAVVSIDWR; this comes from the coding sequence ATGACGTCACGGGTCGAGCCACCGGAGATCGCCCGCGAGGCAATGAAGCGCCACGATTGGGAGGACGCCTACCGCGAGCTGTCGCAGGCCGACGAGCGGGGTCTCCTCGATGCCGCTGGCTTGCGAGCGCTCGCCGAGACCGCCTGGTGGACCGGTCGACCCGAGACCGTCCTCGAAGCCGCCGAACGGGCCTACGGCGCCTACCTCACCCAGAGCGACCCGGGTGGTGCGGCCCTGGCCGCCTACGAGCTGGCGCTCCAGCACGCCATCCGGCTCGGCGGCCCGATGGCCATGGCGTGGATCGCCCGAGCCGACCAGCACGCCGCCGAGGCGCCCGACTCGGCCGCGGCCGGCTATGTGAAGATGCTTCACGGGATCATGGCTCTCGAAGGAGGCGCCACCTTCGAGTTGGCGATCGAGAACTTCGATGCCGCCCTCGAGGTGGCCGGCCGCACCGGGGACGACAACTTGCAGGCCCTCGCCTCCCACCAGAAGGGAAGGGCCCTCTGTGGCCGGGGTGACCAGGCCGGTGGCATGGCCCTCATGGACGAGGCGATGGTGTCGGTGGTCGGGGGCCAGCTGACCCCGTTCGCCTCGGGAATCATCTACTGCTCGATGATCTCGGCGTGCGCCGACATCGGTGACATTCGCAGGGCGGCCGAGTGGACCGAGGCCACCACCAGGTGGTGTGAGCGGTTTTCGATCAACGGTTTCCCGGGCGTGTGTCGGGTGCACCGAGCCGGGGTCCTGCGACTGCGCGGTGACCTATCCAACGCCGAGAGCGAGGCCCGCCGGGCGGCCGAGGAACTCCCACGGTTCAACTTTCTGTCCGGCGTCGGGGAGGCCTTTTACGAGATCGGCGAGATCCGGAGGCGTATCGGCGACTTCGCCGGGGCTGACGACGCCTACGCCACCGCTCACGAGCACGGAAAGGTTCCCCAGCCGGGGCTCGCCCGGTTGCGCCTCGCCCAGGGGAACCTCGACTCGGCCCGCTCCGGAGTGAACCGGGCCCTCGCCGAGATGAAGGACCGCCCCAGGCGTGTCGAGCTGCTGAGCGCTCAGGCATTGATCGCCCTTGCCGCCGGAGACCCGGACTCGGCCACGGCCGCCGCCGACGAGATCGACGAGCTGGTCTCGGTGATACCGGGGACAACACTCGAGTCGGTGGCTGCCTCCACCAGAGGGGCGGTCCTCCTCGGAGCGGACGACCCTGAGGGGGCGCTCCCTCATCTCGGGCGCGCCCTGCGGGGGTGGCTGGACGTCGACGCCCCGTACGAGGCCGCCGAGGTCCGGCTGCTGCTGGGACGTGCCTACCGCGCCTCTGGGGACGACGAGACGGCGACGCTGGAGCTTCGCACGGCTCGCACCACCTTCGAGCGACTCGGAGCTGCCTGGATGGCCGAACGCGCTGGCGAGCTGCTGGGGGGCATCACGGCGGCGTCGGGCGAGCGGGTCCATCGGGCTCTGATGTTCACCGACATCGTGAAGTCGACCGATCTGGTCGGGGCCATCGGCGACGAGGCGTGGGAGACCCTGCTCGCCTGGCACGACCAGACGCTCCAGTCCCTGTTCGCCTCCCACGGGGGCGAGGTCGCCCACCACACCGGCGACGGTTTCTTCGTGGCCTTCGACGACACTGCCGCCGCGGTGCGCAGTGCCATCGCGGTCCAGCGAGCGCTGGCCGAGCACCGGCGAGCCACCGGCTTCGCCCCCACGGTGCGGATCGGGATTCACACCGCCGAGGCGACGCAACGCGGCCGCGACTACAGCGGCGGGCAAGTGCATGTGGCCGCTCGGGTTGCCGACCAGGCCGAGGGAGGCGAGATCGTCGTAACCGAGGCCGCTCTCGCCGAGGCGGGGACCGAGGTCCAGGCGTCGAAGCACCGTGAGGTCGCGCTCAAGGGCGTGGCCGCCCCGGTGGCCGTGGTATCCATCGACTGGCGCTGA
- a CDS encoding CPBP family intramembrane glutamic endopeptidase has product MVDIPAQHERIDRQSLIVFVSATVILVVFEYWGLPGWFSGTRWHRGIADALGPGYAEYFPLLPFQYWGVSSVVLRVLVPVAIIVFVLRQRPGDWGFRVRGQWRHLRLYALFLVGMVPLLWLASLMPAFQAKYPFYDLAGLGGWHFWGFQLFYGLQFLGVEAFFRGFMLFGLHARLGYYAIPVMVIPYTMIHFGKPVAETCAAIVAGFILGWIALKSRSFLWGFFLHWTVAITMDLLVIGHDQGFGTLWSVLF; this is encoded by the coding sequence GTGGTCGACATCCCAGCACAACACGAACGGATCGATCGGCAGTCGCTGATCGTGTTCGTCTCGGCGACGGTCATCCTCGTCGTCTTTGAGTACTGGGGATTGCCAGGGTGGTTCAGCGGCACCCGGTGGCACCGCGGCATCGCCGACGCCCTCGGCCCCGGATACGCCGAGTACTTCCCGCTGCTGCCGTTTCAGTACTGGGGGGTGAGCAGCGTGGTGTTGCGGGTGCTGGTCCCGGTGGCGATCATCGTCTTCGTCCTGCGCCAGCGCCCCGGCGACTGGGGGTTCCGGGTGCGGGGGCAGTGGCGGCACCTGCGGCTCTACGCGCTTTTCCTGGTAGGCATGGTGCCCCTGTTGTGGCTGGCGTCGCTGATGCCGGCCTTCCAGGCCAAATACCCCTTCTACGACCTGGCCGGGCTCGGGGGATGGCACTTCTGGGGCTTCCAGCTCTTCTATGGACTCCAGTTCCTCGGTGTCGAGGCGTTCTTCCGCGGCTTCATGCTGTTCGGCCTGCACGCCCGACTCGGCTATTACGCCATCCCGGTCATGGTCATCCCGTACACGATGATCCACTTTGGCAAGCCGGTCGCCGAGACCTGCGCCGCCATCGTCGCCGGATTCATCCTCGGCTGGATCGCGCTCAAGTCGCGGTCCTTCCTGTGGGGGTTCTTCCTGCACTGGACGGTGGCCATCACCATGGACCTGCTGGTGATCGGCCACGACCAGGGCTTCGGAACCCTGTGGTCAGTGCTGTTCTGA